One Chloroflexota bacterium DNA window includes the following coding sequences:
- the ftsH gene encoding ATP-dependent zinc metalloprotease FtsH: MNSRAIRSAFVWILILFAVLAILFGVNFKPQVRPELSLQKLATSIKNGEVKKLSVQGDDITILLNNKNEFSSRKESRSSVVESLKNLGVTQDELKGVEIEIQNPSEWGSWLNIAISILPFLFVGGFLLFMMRQAQSSNNQAMMFGKSRARMFTGDKPTVTFADVAGVEEAKQELQEVVEFLKEPEKFTALGARIPKGVLLVGPPGAGKTLLARAVAGEAGVPFFSISGSEFVEMFVGVGASRVRDLFDQAKRNAPCIIFIDEIDAVGRHRGAGLGGSHDEREQTLNQILVEMDGFDNQTNIIIIAATNRPDILDPALLRPGRFDRRVVLDRADLAGREAILKVHSKGKPLGTDVDLHRVAAQTIGFSGADLENLVNEAAILAARRNLKAIGMSEFQESIEKVIAGPERKSRTISEHEKQVVAYHEAGHAVVTKILPNSDTVQKVVSISRGMALGYTLIMPDEDRYLQSRAKFEDDLAGLLGGRAAEEIVFNDITTGASNDLERATKLARAMVTQYGMSRNLGPRTFGKKDDMVFLGREISEQRNYSDEVAEQIDSEVRAIIERAYQRSKQTLTQYRDKLDTLAKMLTVAETVDKAQFDALFV; this comes from the coding sequence ATGAATTCCCGTGCGATCAGAAGCGCCTTTGTGTGGATTCTGATCCTGTTCGCTGTACTGGCCATTCTGTTTGGCGTCAACTTCAAGCCGCAGGTGCGGCCGGAACTGTCGCTGCAGAAGCTGGCGACCTCGATCAAGAATGGCGAAGTCAAGAAATTGAGCGTGCAGGGCGATGATATTACCATCCTGCTCAACAATAAGAACGAGTTCTCGTCGCGCAAGGAAAGCCGCTCCAGCGTGGTCGAATCGCTCAAGAATCTGGGCGTCACACAGGATGAATTGAAGGGCGTCGAGATTGAGATCCAGAACCCGAGCGAGTGGGGCAGTTGGCTCAATATCGCCATCAGCATCCTGCCGTTCCTGTTCGTCGGCGGATTCCTGCTGTTCATGATGCGCCAGGCGCAAAGCAGCAATAACCAGGCGATGATGTTCGGCAAGAGCCGCGCGCGCATGTTCACCGGCGACAAGCCGACGGTGACGTTCGCCGATGTGGCGGGCGTGGAAGAGGCGAAGCAGGAGTTGCAGGAAGTCGTCGAGTTCCTGAAGGAGCCGGAGAAGTTCACGGCGCTCGGCGCGCGCATTCCGAAGGGTGTGCTGCTGGTCGGGCCGCCCGGCGCGGGCAAGACGCTGCTGGCGCGCGCAGTGGCGGGCGAGGCCGGTGTGCCGTTTTTCTCCATCTCCGGTTCGGAGTTCGTCGAGATGTTCGTCGGCGTCGGCGCCAGTCGCGTGCGCGACCTGTTCGACCAGGCCAAGCGCAACGCGCCGTGCATCATCTTCATTGACGAAATTGACGCCGTCGGGCGCCATCGCGGCGCGGGGCTGGGCGGCTCGCACGACGAGCGCGAGCAGACGCTCAATCAGATCCTGGTAGAGATGGACGGCTTCGACAACCAGACGAACATCATCATCATCGCGGCGACCAACCGCCCCGATATCCTCGACCCGGCGCTGCTGCGCCCCGGTCGCTTCGACCGCCGCGTCGTGCTCGACCGCGCGGACCTGGCCGGCCGCGAGGCAATCCTCAAAGTGCACAGCAAGGGCAAGCCGCTGGGCACGGACGTCGACCTGCATCGCGTGGCGGCCCAGACGATCGGGTTTTCGGGCGCCGATCTGGAGAACCTGGTCAACGAGGCGGCGATTCTGGCCGCGCGGCGCAACCTGAAAGCGATCGGCATGAGCGAGTTCCAGGAGTCGATCGAGAAGGTCATCGCCGGGCCGGAGCGCAAGAGTCGCACCATCAGCGAGCACGAGAAGCAGGTGGTGGCATATCACGAGGCCGGGCACGCCGTGGTGACCAAGATTCTGCCGAACAGCGATACCGTGCAGAAGGTGGTGTCGATTTCGCGCGGGATGGCGCTGGGCTACACGTTGATCATGCCCGACGAGGATCGCTACCTGCAGAGCCGGGCCAAGTTCGAGGACGATCTGGCCGGGCTGCTGGGCGGGCGCGCGGCCGAGGAGATCGTCTTCAACGATATCACGACCGGCGCCAGCAACGACCTGGAGCGGGCGACCAAGCTCGCGCGCGCGATGGTCACGCAGTACGGCATGAGCCGCAACCTGGGACCGCGCACGTTCGGCAAGAAAGACGATATGGTGTTCCTCGGACGCGAGATCTCCGAGCAGCGCAACTACAGCGACGAGGTTGCCGAGCAGATCGACAGCGAAGTGCGCGCTATCATCGAGCGGGCCTACCAGCGCTCCAAGCAGACGCTGACGCAGTATCGCGACAAACTGGACACGCTAGCCAAGATGTTGACGGTTGCCGAGACGGTGGACAAAGCGCAGTTCGACGCGCTGTTCGTCTGA
- a CDS encoding thioesterase family protein codes for MGTLQAGLTGRIERVVTEAITARHMGSGSVPVLATPMLILAMEEASHRAVEPCLPPGQSTVGTQVNIRHLAATPLGQTFRAEAELVEIDGRRLRFRVVAFDAIEKIGEGEHERFIIDVGKFAERLRRKQDAAPA; via the coding sequence ATGGGAACGCTGCAGGCCGGTCTGACCGGCCGGATTGAGCGCGTGGTGACGGAGGCGATCACCGCGCGTCACATGGGCAGCGGGAGCGTGCCGGTACTGGCGACGCCGATGCTGATCCTCGCGATGGAGGAGGCGAGTCATCGCGCCGTCGAGCCATGCCTGCCGCCCGGCCAGAGCACCGTCGGCACGCAGGTGAACATTCGTCATCTGGCTGCAACGCCGCTCGGGCAGACTTTCCGCGCCGAGGCCGAGCTGGTTGAAATCGATGGCCGCCGCCTGCGATTCCGAGTGGTCGCTTTCGACGCCATCGAGAAAATCGGCGAGGGCGAGCACGAGCGCTTCATCATCGACGTCGGCAAGTTCGCAGAGCGGTTGCGCCGAAAACAGGATGCCGCGCCGGCCTGA